A segment of the Kluyveromyces marxianus DMKU3-1042 DNA, complete genome, chromosome 5 genome:
cttcttcattgaaGGTGTGAGCTCTTGGTCTACACCATGATACAGATTCACCAACCGAAACTATGTTTTTAATACCGAGCTTTTTTAACATTTCCGGGCATTGGGCGTGTTTTAATGATCCTAAATAAAGGTGTGGTAAAATCCTAGATGGCAAAGGACCTTTACATTTTAAGAATGGTGAGTTTGTAGGTGGTTTTATGAAAAATATCTTGCTGAACGTATCTGAGTCTATCGTTAATGGTATATTTGGATCACGATCTTTGTTTCGCAAAGGCGAGTATTGTCGTAGTAAAGTCTCTAAATGTGCTAGCACTTGAATGTCCACCATGAATAAGAAAAACGGTCTCTTGTAATCAGTATGAAGTGCAAATATTACATCATCCAAAGATTTGTccaatttgaaaataagGTATGCAACTAACAAGAAAGATGTCTCTGTATAACCATCTGGCGAGAAAAGTAATGAGTTTTGAGGATATGAATGTAACAAATGgcaaatattcaaaatcgTCTGAATGGACTCCAAGTTCAAGTTTCCCAGGCCTATAGAACCTGAACTAGGGAATGTTAACCATATAGGGGAATTCTCCGGTATTCTAATAAGTTCTACCACTTTGTCGAGCGGTGGTAACTGAGCGCTTTCAAAACAATTTATGAATAGACGCCAATCGTTTGATTTTGGAGGTATACTAAACAGAACACTGTCACGTAGATCTGTTTCCTTTACGATAGAATTTGAAGGCTCATAATAAGCAGGGCGAATTTTGTTGGAAGTCGCATTATCTTGCGAGGAAGTTAAGCCTTTGATGTTTTCGTCAACATtgttattaatattatcGTCACTATTATTACAATTGTTATTGGGATCCCCGTTTTCATCGCTTACTTCATTCGAAAACCTTCCCATTTTCCATATCTCAGCGTCAGTAGAGTTACCGCACCATAtattttcaacttttgACGCACTACTCATCTTGCTGACTTCTAAGCGCTCTGTATAATACATATCGCGATCccaatttttgaaagttGCCAAGTCAAACTCTGAGCATAGaccttttttattttgcaGCGATGACAACAGGATTGGTGGAGTACCCCACAATTTGTCTTGAATTTCCCCTCGCAGAATCTTGAATTGGCATTCAGGTAGTTTAGCTAATTTTCTTGACCACCTGAGAATGTTCACTAAACGTTCACAAGAGCACGAGTTGGATATGCAATAAACAACGCACAGTTTGGATAAATGGAAGTGCAATGCGGGTTGTAAATCAAAGCGACGGAAAGTGTTAGGCTGTTTCCATTTCTGGTAGTTATTTTTGACAGAATTACTCTGGGAATTGTACACAGAGTGGAATGGATCCGTTTTCAACAAGGGCAACGTTTCAAACAGCACACAATCGTCAATGAGTTGTGCAATCTCGCTTTCAGTAACACTTGTGAAGGGTTTTAATACGTCTCTAATTACGCTGTCAATCGAATGCTCTTTGGTGTACGGTAgcaaaatatcaaatatctcCAACGAAGACTTCAATAGGCCTGAGTTTTCGATGTACTTGCTCTCCTTGATGTTAGACCTGACTATCGACACATTGAAACGGTCAAAGTCATGGCTCTTAGTCTCGTCCATATACGATTCGGGCAACACTTCCTGCATATCGCCGTGCAACCACGGGAACATCACCGACGTGTCTGGCAACGGGCTTCTCCATTCATTGCTTAAAAGCTGCCATACTTCCTCAGAAGTAATCGTGTCCCTAGCTCTCTTCAGCGGGGCTGGTGAAACTCCGTCGTTCTGGCGCTTGAAAGTAGCTTCTGGCATCATCCAAGGGGGAATTCACTGCCCtgtttgtttatatttCTCAAGACTCTAGGACACAGCACACGCACGAATGCACTACTCAGGTATAGCACcaccaattttttttaaattttttttatatccTCCCCTGGATCCAATCGATGAGCCTGTTGTGGTTTCACCTGTATATGTATCGTGATGGGATGATGGTATTATTTAGTAAACGCACCCTTTACTGGGAATGTCCAAAACTCAAAATTTCAGATGCCCCCTGCTAAATCCTAAGCGATAAGCCTCTGTTAGCAGCAAAATCACACCAAGCACACGTAACCTGCTCACCCAAATACACCTACAAGCTAATCGTAGAGTGTCTTTCGCAGATTTCGCCCTCAAGCGTCCCcccttttcctttccaaTTATTACTCCGATGTTCAAGTTTCTCTAGCATCACGATTTCCGGAGCctttaaaatcaaaacatTCTTTTCCCAGATGTTCAGCCAAAAGGTGTGCGAagtaaagaaagaaagaaaagaaggaaaaacatAGAGGGAGAGATAGAGAGAAAGGCATTTATGATTATGTGGTGCACGGGCGATATTCCGTACTAACGGTGTTTATAGCGCTGGAGCACGCCATTGAGGACTACGGACGAGTCCCTGGTGCTCTATGATACGCATAGATACTTACATTGGGACTGGGTCGTGATTTCACGCAGTGCTGTCCTATATTTTACCCTTTGTCTGAGAAAATCGTCATTCAATGGGCTTGACAAAAAAGCATATAATAAAAGCACATACATTGTTATCTAGATAAAATATAACCAAAAACTGTGctatataataaataagGATACGGAGTACAGAACAGCAAGGTCATCAGAAGATAGAGCGTGTCGCCATGGATCTCGAGGAGTACAAGCAGAATTTACCCAGGCTACCGATCTCGAAGTGCAAGAAAATTGCGCGTACAGATCCGGAATATATGTTGACCAGTCAAACGGCATTTGCTGCTACAGCCTTCAGCACGGAACTCTTCGTCCAGATGCTTGCCGAGGAAACGTGCTCGCTAGCACAGATCCACAACAAGACCAAGACTCTCAGGCTCAACTACGAGGATCTCTCAACGACCATCAGAAACTTGGACAAGTTCCAATTTCTCTCGGACGTGGTACCTCAAACTGAGAATTTGGCGTCGCTAGTCAGGGAAAACAAGGTCAGATACACAATTGTAAACCCGAGCCCCGAGGTGGACATTGTGAGCGAGGACGAGGAGGACGAATCGATTCCTGACACTGAGGATCAGGGACCCCCCGCCCCCGTCccagctgctgctgctgctgctgctgccgaATCTGTTCCAACACAACCAGAAGAGGTGCAACCCTAGAACCTGACGCAGCACTAAGCTCTTTGGCTCGAGCACAtcttgttattttttttttgggcCCCCAAAACTAGGAAAAGGCTACAAAACTCAGTTTTTTTGGGCACGGCTGATCCCAccaatattgaaatatcCGTGCATGGCATCAGgaagaaaaccaaagaaacgaaaacgaGTTGCAATCCACTCCTCcatacgtatatatatataaaggcCGGAGTGAAGTTGAAGGGGAGAGAAGCACAATTAGAGGCAAAGCCAAAGCGAAAGACAGATACACCAGAGATAGGAGGTAGTACCTAAAGACACTTAGAACCAGAAACATAGAGAAAAATGGGATTGTATCGCAACTCTGATGACAAGGATTTCAACGACGGGAATCAAAGCGATTCCGTTGCGTTCCCTGGGGAAGTTTGGGAAGGTTTGGTTTCGAATGGAGTAGTACACGACGTTCTCCAGGGACTCGGGCTTCCCGGAGGCTGGGCTTTCAATATCGACAAGCTCGTGGACGATGTGAACACCGGGATTTCTGGCCGTACTCGCATGCCTACAGTCGAGCAATTCTCCAAGTGTAACGAGCTGAACGGACTTTCGGTCTGGGATACAAGAGGTCTGTGGAGATGTCTTTTCCCAAAATCCGTAGTGAAGGATAATGGGTTGTCCAGAGAAGCAGTCGAGTCGGACACGGAACACAAGAAGGGTCTTTTCTTCCCGGACTATAATGGGTACTTGTCTTGGAAATCACACATGGTGAAACTGGCCAtggagaagagaaaaagagaaagagactTGTACGCTTTGTCTACTCCGGAGGACGTTATGTTGAACCAGGTGGATTCGCTGGGCAAGAAGGTCGTTGGAACTTCGTCGTACTCTACTTACAAGGCCACTCCGGAGGGCAAAGAACGCATCAAAGAGGAGAAGACGTTCTACGAGGATGGGAGTGTGCTTGTGAAGACGGataaaaagatatatcCTCACGAGGGACAGCCAAGAAACGAGTCTTctgaaaagttgttgaaacCCGGCGAAAATTGAGAAAACCTCCCCCCCCAGAGAAAGCTAGTTAGCTAGCTGTATTTAGTTCAACATATTTTGCACTGTAAATAGAACCAACACATTTTCTCATGCGATGACTCAACTAGAGGTTGTTACTGGCCCTTTGATAGTGATGGTGTCTGCCAGCACCACTACAAGCCTGTATGTTTGCTACCAAGCACAACGGACAAACCCTTGAATACCACTGGCCCGCCCTTTTGACGATACTCTCGGCATGTAATTTCTCCATTGGGAAGTTCATTTCCACGGACATTATTTCTTGGCAAGCGGGAATCGCCCGACGAAGAAACATCATCGCTGATCGCCTATAGGAAAAAAGCTGCCAAAACAGCAGTAATCTGCAGAAAAGGGTCCTTGTTGTTGCAACAACAGTGGCTTCCGAGATAAGATATCGTTTTTTCGCATTTAGATATGGAACAAAGGGCCGAGACGACTacagtatatatatatatactagGGAAGACACCTGAGCTTGATTATAACCAACATCCTGTACTTCACCTGGTCTATTAAAATATGGTTTGATAGATCGGTGGAATGGCCTTTTGAAGTTACGTAAACTGCAATTGACCAAAAAATGCTTAAAGGCTTAGAAAAGGCAAGGTTACCAAACCGGTGGATGCATTGGGCCACGCTACTTATTGTGGTGCTAGGCTCGACAAATCTATGTATGTATCTTGCACGGAATCATGCTGCTGAGAAAAATCTGAATAGATTTATTCCATACTGTAGAGATGACTATAAATCTATTGCACCAGTCGTAAGCGATAAGTTCATTGATAAGATCGCAAAGATCTTGAACGATGcagatttcaaagaagatgttGCCAAAAAGCTCTCCGGAGCTGTCAAGGTGCCAACCGTAATTGGTGACGTTTTCCCAGAACCAAGTTCAGATATCGAGTATTACTCTgagttcttgaagtttCACGATTATCTAGAGAGTACATTCCCATTGATTCACAAACATCTCAGGAGGGAAAAGGTCAATGAAATAGGGTTATTGTACACATGGGAAGGCTCTGATGAGAACTTAAAACCAGTCCTTTTCATGGCTCATCAAGATGAAGTTTTGGTAAATCCTGAAACGACTGACGAGTGGAAATACCCTCCCTTCTCTGGCTATTACGATGGAGAAAATGTGTGGGGTCGTGGATCTTCTGACTGCAAGACAACATTGATTGGAGAACTGGTAGCAATTGAGGAATTGCTCAGAGATGGTTTCCAACCTCAAAGAACTATAATTCTGCTATTTGGATTCGATGAGGAAAGTGGAGGTGAATTAGGAACCCTGAGACTGTCCCAATTCTTGCAAGATAGGTATGGTCCTGATAGTATCTTCTCCATTATGGACGAAGGTATGGGCGTGATGGAAATTGAACCTGGCTTGTATGCTGCTGCCCCAATTACTCAGGAGAGAGGATTCGGAAATATTGAGCTGTCAATCTCTGGGCCCGGTGGTCACTCCTCTGTTCCTCCAAAACATACTAATGTTGGAGTGTTGAGTGAGATTGTGTACAAATTGGAAAATACTCCTTTCAAAtatgt
Coding sequences within it:
- the PPS1 gene encoding tyrosine/serine/threonine protein phosphatase PPS1, encoding MMPEATFKRQNDGVSPAPLKRARDTITSEEVWQLLSNEWRSPLPDTSVMFPWLHGDMQEVLPESYMDETKSHDFDRFNVSIVRSNIKESKYIENSGLLKSSLEIFDILLPYTKEHSIDSVIRDVLKPFTSVTESEIAQLIDDCVLFETLPLLKTDPFHSVYNSQSNSVKNNYQKWKQPNTFRRFDLQPALHFHLSKLCVVYCISNSCSCERLVNILRWSRKLAKLPECQFKILRGEIQDKLWGTPPILLSSLQNKKGLCSEFDLATFKNWDRDMYYTERLEVSKMSSASKVENIWCGNSTDAEIWKMGRFSNEVSDENGDPNNNCNNSDDNINNNVDENIKGLTSSQDNATSNKIRPAYYEPSNSIVKETDLRDSVLFSIPPKSNDWRLFINCFESAQLPPLDKVVELIRIPENSPIWLTFPSSGSIGLGNLNLESIQTILNICHLLHSYPQNSLLFSPDGYTETSFLLVAYLIFKLDKSLDDVIFALHTDYKRPFFLFMVDIQVLAHLETLLRQYSPLRNKDRDPNIPLTIDSDTFSKIFFIKPPTNSPFLKCKGPLPSRILPHLYLGSLKHAQCPEMLKKLGIKNIVSVGESVSWCRPRAHTFNEEVKVPLAQDMERRRSNSLQAVPTTTNSTPNNQSTSAINITEHDGFRVCHIDNLGDNGMDPMLHQLDMVLNFIDDCYKRDEKVFVHCMVGVSRSATVCIAECMKRLDCGLLKAYLYVRVRRLNIIIQPSLMFVYELLKWQELLNPSDPDIIWDWNMACRCIAQLNSNYI
- the DPB3 gene encoding DNA polymerase epsilon noncatalytic subunit, producing the protein MDLEEYKQNLPRLPISKCKKIARTDPEYMLTSQTAFAATAFSTELFVQMLAEETCSLAQIHNKTKTLRLNYEDLSTTIRNLDKFQFLSDVVPQTENLASLVRENKVRYTIVNPSPEVDIVSEDEEDESIPDTEDQGPPAPVPAAAAAAAAESVPTQPEEVQP
- the CPS1 gene encoding M20 family metallopeptidase — its product is MLKGLEKARLPNRWMHWATLLIVVLGSTNLCMYLARNHAAEKNLNRFIPYCRDDYKSIAPVVSDKFIDKIAKILNDADFKEDVAKKLSGAVKVPTVIGDVFPEPSSDIEYYSEFLKFHDYLESTFPLIHKHLRREKVNEIGLLYTWEGSDENLKPVLFMAHQDEVLVNPETTDEWKYPPFSGYYDGENVWGRGSSDCKTTLIGELVAIEELLRDGFQPQRTIILLFGFDEESGGELGTLRLSQFLQDRYGPDSIFSIMDEGMGVMEIEPGLYAAAPITQERGFGNIELSISGPGGHSSVPPKHTNVGVLSEIVYKLENTPFKYVVEDTHPFLSYYQCVADFSTTVDPGFRHIIKRAATSNKYRKEFVKALEVFNPTAALTFKTTEAIDMFHSGVKVNALPETGSVQINYRVGIHSNIEEVLERTTNIVNKVAQAHGYNLTVGEDNNNVIYSDPSNTGSLTMKLYTTKNPSPRSPSYQDNDKVWDLFAGTIKDYFENRVFLKEKESGKPPKLFITTSTMTPNTDTRHMWNLTSHIYRFQGAIFPPDLLKGVHSVNEHSSVSSVVQIAGFVYEYVLNADQANLGY
- the MPM1 gene encoding Mpm1p encodes the protein MGLYRNSDDKDFNDGNQSDSVAFPGEVWEGLVSNGVVHDVLQGLGLPGGWAFNIDKLVDDVNTGISGRTRMPTVEQFSKCNELNGLSVWDTRGLWRCLFPKSVVKDNGLSREAVESDTEHKKGLFFPDYNGYLSWKSHMVKLAMEKRKRERDLYALSTPEDVMLNQVDSLGKKVVGTSSYSTYKATPEGKERIKEEKTFYEDGSVLVKTDKKIYPHEGQPRNESSEKLLKPGEN